The Artemia franciscana chromosome 11, ASM3288406v1, whole genome shotgun sequence genome has a segment encoding these proteins:
- the LOC136032607 gene encoding transmembrane protease serine 11F-like — protein MCLSSSIVPDSFLCGSITSILKKGKDLDSCNLYRPLTVACTLCKLFEYVLLPHIDEFVNYEANQFGFRSGLGCQHAHRVLAELIKEATRSSYSLHFCTLDISKAFDSICHAQAWYALSQLGVNAIHRLSYLAYADDLLLISRTEPGLARSVRSVAGAFVRIGLLLIVDKCELLICNGSDVFASDEWRMMSDEVFLALLKPFPIQRGFNRSSRDRLPDMIFSETLSLKFFLEPLSFGVEEAKSTIFYFSLSPLCYPALLLSDTSVSESPFNNEPEAISTPILTENIQEICGVSRIRTFFGFPAWMGGNSINNTDPGQGNNTSSSIVGGSEALVGSHPWMALIIQDFYPLCGGALITNKHVLTAANCVQLEGIYKVRLGEYNQDDETDPDVIEIPVEKVVIHPKYIQGRTGFKNDIAILVLTNRVVFTDRIVPICLPDGELRETELTNGNVILSGWGSVSSGDEYLSILQEANLNTVEQEDCLKVWKGITEEQICAQAPGNGFCVGDIGGPLTQVIAENGRYYLLGLLSFGRKGKCADAKYPGVFTRITSYLDWIKENIRNN, from the exons ATGTGTCTTTCAAGTTCTATTGTTCCTGATTCATTTTTATGTGGAAGTATTACTTCTatattaaagaaaggaaaagatctAGATTCGTGTAATTTGTACAGGCCGCTCACTGTCGCATGTACTCTATGTAAATTATTTGAGTACGTTCTACTTCCGCATATCGATGAATTTGTTAATTATGAGGCTAACCAGTTCGGCTTCAGGTCAGGTCTGGGCTgtcaacatgctcatcgtgttTTAGCGGAACTTATTAAGGAAGCCACTCGGAGTAGCTATAGTCTTCATTTTTGCACCCTTGATATATCTAAAGCATTCGATAGTATTTGCCATGCTCAGGCTTGGTATGCTCTTAGTCAGCTTGGTGTGAACGC AATTCACAGACTATCATACTTAGcttatgctgacgacttgcttcttATCAGCAGAACTGAGCCCGGTTTAGCGCGCTCTGTCCGATCTGTTGCTGGTGCATTTGTAAGAATTGGATTATTGCTAATTGTAGATAAATGTGAACTTCTTATATGTAATGGG AGTGATGTTTTTGCTTCTGATGAGTGGAGAATGATGAGCGATGAGGTGTTTCTTGCCCTTTTAAAACCTTTTCCGATTCAACGTGGTTTCAATCGTTCATCAAGGGATCGCTTGCCAGACATGATATTTTCAGAaacactttctttaaaattcttCCTAGAGCCCTTATCATTTGGTGTAGAGGAGGCAAAATCCACG attttttatttttctttaagtcCTCTGTGTTATCCAGCTCTCCTTCTTTCAGACACTTCGGTCAGCGAATCTCCATTTAACAACGAGCCTGAGGCTATATCTACCCCGATTCTAACTGAGAACATACAAGAAATTTGTGGAGTTTCTAGAATTCGTACGTTTTTCGGATTTCCTGCTTGGATGGGTGGTAATTCCATAAATAATACCGATCCAGGCCAAGGAAATAATACATCTTCCTCGATCGTTGGTGGTTCAGAAGCATTAGTTGGTAGCCATCCTTGGATGGCCTTAATAATTCAAGATTTTTACCCGTTATGTGGAGGGGCATTAATTACTAACAAACATGTGCTGACGGCCGCAAACTGCGTGCAACTAGAAGGCATTTACAAGGTACGCTTAGGAGAGTACAACCAGGATGATGAAACTGATCCGGATGTAATCGAAATACCAGTAGAAAAAGTTGTAATACATccaaaatatattcaaggaaGAACAGGGTTTAAGAATGATATTGCTATTTTAGTACTTACGAATCGAGTTGTGTTTACAGACCGCATAGTTCCTATTTGTCTACCTGACGGAGAATTAAGAGAAACGGAGTTGACCAACGGTAATGTTATCCTTTCAGGATGGGGAAGCGTCTCTTCTGGAGATGAATATCTCTCCATATTGCAAGAGGCTAATCTCAATACTGTTGAACAAGAAGATTGCTTAAAGGTCTGGAAGGGAATAACAGAGGAGCAGATATGTGCTCAAGCCCCAGGAAACGGTTTTTGTGTTGGTGATATTGGAGGCCCGCTTACACAAGTGATTGCTGAAAACGGACGTTATTACTTGCTGGGATTGCTGTCTTTTGGTCGGAAAGGTAAATGTGCAGATGCTAAATATCCAGGAGTTTTTACTCGTATAACCTCTTACTTGGACTGGATTAAGGAAAACATTAGAAATAATTAG